Genomic DNA from Thermodesulfobacteriota bacterium:
CCCCAGGATGACCGTTTTAGAGAGATCTCCCCGAGAAGCCTGACCTCTACGGTCGCTTTGAGAAATCTGAGCTTGAGAAAATTATGAGAGGAGGAATCGTTGGATGAGGAAAAGGCCGTCCGCTTTGACCAATGAATCCGGAATGGCGTTGGTGATCGCCCTTGTGATGATGGTGGTCCTCACATTGATCGGCTTGGCAGCGACCTTTACCTCGAACTTCGAAATCCTTCTCTCGGGGGAAAAACGCCGCTCCACCGATGCCTTTTTCAATGCGGACAGCGGGGCCAATGTCCTCATCACCCGTTTTCAAAATTTCGTCCCGAAAAGGCGCAATTACAATCCCTTCACCGACCCGGCCAATACCAATCCTACCAATGTCACCGCCATCATCGACTACGATCCCTTTAAAATGGGACCGCCCGAAGGGGGTTCGTATCATCGGGAGTATGCCTACTTTTGGGTCGAATCGAGAGGGTCTGACCGGACGGAAATGGCCGTCCGGTCTATGGCCACTGTCCAGGTGAACGTCTATCGAGAAATCGTCCAATCCGATTCCATCACCGAGGTCGTCGTCGACTGAAAAGGAGGAAGGATGAAAAAACGCGCCTTATTTTTCATTGGATTATTGATTCTCTTTCCTCTTTCTGATGCCCGGGGGGCGGATACCGACCTCTATGTCCTCGACCAGACGATCCAGCAGGTCCCTCCGGACATCTTGATTGTTCTCGACCTGTCCGGAAGCATGCGCTGGACTCCAGCCGGTGAAAGGATGTATATCACCTCGTCAAATAAAAACGACTGCCGGCTCCAGAATATCCCCTTTTATGCCACCTCCCGGGGGGGCACTTATTGTGATGTCCCCGATGATACGAATGACTACAACTCGAGTACGAATGACTATCCGATCTACAGCAATAGCGCCTGTTCTGGACCCTTCTATAAAACCTACAGCAGTTCGGACCCGAACCGAAACACCAACTGCAGCCGGGTCGAGATCGCCAAGAGGGCCATCAAAAGCATTCTCGATGCCAACGACGACGGCCAAATCACTTCAAGGGACCAGGAAATTCTCAGCATGAGAATGGGATATATGAGATTTTACGACTGCGGGAGCGATACGGGAACGGATTACAATTCGGGTTGCAATCGGTTGGTTCATCCAATTAACACTCCCTACGCAACGATATGGGACTCCATCAGCAATGCAGGGGGCAAAGGCGGGACCCACCTGGCAAATGCCTTAAAAGAGGCCAGGCTCTACCTAAACGCCCATAAGGCAGAGGATAACGCGAGAAATTGTCGAAAGAAGTTCGTTATATTGATCTCGGATGGCGAGGATACCCTGGCCTGCAATGGCAATGGATCCGAAGCCCAATCGGATCAGTATAAACGGAGAAGAGAAACGATTGCGGCAGCAAGGGCTCTGGCGAATGACGGATATAAAGTCTTTGTCATCGGATTCGGAGCTCCCCTGCCCCTGAGCCTGCGAAATACGTTGAACTGGGCGGCTTACTATGGCGGCACCAACAACAGGGAGGCAGCGGATTCCATTTCGGGGACTTACCTCATCCCACCCGGACAACTCTACCCTGCGGGGATGAGCAGCTGTTCGAACCATACATATGATCCCGGGAGCCAAAATATCTCGGGGTATGCTTACTTCGCCGAAACCCCATCCCAACTGGAGCAGGCTTTGTTTGACATCCGGGACTATATCCTCAACCTCCTTGCGGAATCCTCCAGTTATGTGGCCCCGGTGGTTCCCATCAGCCAGATGGAAAGCTACAGTTCCCAAAACCGGATGTATCTGGCGATGTTCAAACCCACCCTCAAAAGCCTATGGCTGGGAAACATCAAAAAATTTGGAATCGCCGATAGGTCATCAGGGAACATCAAAAAGGGGGATATCCTCGATGTTTTAGGCCGGCCCGCCATCACCACCTTGAACGAAATTGATAGAACCGCCCGTTCCTACTGGAGTTCAGGAGAAGACGGGGGAGAGGTGGTCAGGGGAGGGGTTGGAGAACAGCTGGCAAACCGGGACCTGTTAAATGACCCTCGAAAGATCTACACCTATGTCGGGATATCCGAAAAGAAACTCCTGACGGAACCCGAGAATGCCTTCACGGTGGCGAATTCAAATATTACCTATTCCATGCTGGGCCTTTCGAATGACCCTGTGAGGAGAGAGAAGATCATCAAATTCGTCCATGGATTCGACTCCTTCGACTGGGACGAGAATACGATCACAGAGGAAAAGCGCAAGGCGTCCTATCTCAACGAGGTGGGCCAGGAGATCACGGTACCCTGGATCCTGGGAGCTTTCATCCATTCCCGACCTCTGGTCATTCACTATCCAAACCGGTCTGTCATCTTTGCCGGAGCCAATGACGGGATGCTCCATGCCTTCGATGATGCGACGGGAAGGGAATTGTGGGCTTTCGTACCGCCCAGTGTACTTCCCAAATTGAAAGACTTCGAGACCAATCTCACCCTTCAGACCTCTGTCGACGGCTCCCCCAAGGCTTATATCGAAAGGAATTCCAACGGGACCATCACGAAGGCCATTCTTATCTTCGGTCTTAGGAGAGGAGGGGACCGTTACATTGCCCTCGATGTGACCAATCCCGAAGCCCCAAGGTTTCTCTGGGAGATAGGTCCATCGACTTCCGGTTTTGAAAGGTTAGGCCAGACCTGGTCCACGCCCGTACTGAAACCAGTAGCTCATGGGGATGGGAAGAAGGTCGTCGCCTTCGTCGCTGGAGGATACGATCCCTGCAACGATCCCAATATGAGTTGCGGATCGGGAGACCAGAAAGGAAATGCCATTTACGCCATCGATATTTCGAACGGTCAACTCCTATGGCAGTTTTCGAAGACGAACGATTCTCGGATGGTCTATTCCATCCCAAGCGATATCAGCGCCATCGATATCAACGGAGACGGGAAGATCGACCGCCTCTACGTGGGAGACATGGGAGGCCAGCTCTGGCGGTTTGACATCGGGAATTTGAACAACCTCTCAGCCTGGACCGGAAAGGTGATCTTCAGAGCGAACAGTTCCTCGGCGGACAAAAGGAAGTTCTTCTATCCCCCCGAAGTTTCGCCGGGGCCAGGATTTCAATGGGTTTTCATCGGCACCGGAGACAGGGAACACCCCAAACAGGAAACCGGCACATCCGCTTTTCCCACTCAAAACCGCCTCTATGCGATCAAAGATTCTAACCCTTCCACCCCTCTTTCCGAATCCAACCTGGTCGATGTGACCAGCGACATCCTCCAGAAACCGAACCCCACAAGCGACGATCTGGTCCTTCGGGAACAGACGAGAACCCAACTGGCCAATTGGAGCGGTTGGTTTATCACGCTTGAAAATAAGGGCGAGAAATGCCTCGCCTCTCCTCTCATCTATTCCAGGACGGTTTATTTCACAACCTTTACCCCCTCTTACCCCAACGAAGGGGACATCTGCTTTTTAGGGGAAGGTACCGGTAGGGTCTATGCGCTCCAGTTTCAAACGGGGGCGGCCATGTTCAATTATGATTTGACCAATGATCTCCCTGGACAGCCCCCAACGATATATAAGACGGATCGCTCCATGATCATCGGAGCTGGAATTCCCTCCCAGGTGGTCATCTCCATCATTGAAGGGGATGTGGTGGGATATATCGGCGTGGGAGGAGGGGTTTTCTCGCCAGAGGAACTGGGCGGCAAGGTCATTCAGGTCCTCTACTGGAGAACGGTCCATTAAACCCCATTTCGTCGAACCCCAAGAATTTTGAGACCCCGCTCCTTCGAGAGGGAGCGGGGTCTTGTTTATTTCCCCCTCACCTTTAAAATCGTCTTGGCCAGGGCCTCGCCGTTCCGGTCCATCGCATACTCCACGGTATCCTCCGACCCCGTGGAGGTCGTCCGGAGATCCGTCTCATAGACGACCTTTCCGGTTTCCTTATCCACGAACCGATATCGTGCCGCAAAGGCGGCGGTTCCCGTGAATTCTCCTCCCGGAATAAAGGAGCGACCGATCCGCCTTCCCACCGTGGCCCGGGTGTACTCCCTCACCTCGCCCTGAAGCACGAGGACCTTCTTCCCGGGAGGAATTTCTTTTGCCCCCTTGCTCCCCTCCTTCACGATCGTTTCGAAGAGAGGATACTTCTCGGAATATCTCTTCAGCTGGTAGATCGCCTTTTCGGCCATCTGCGACCCTGCGGATTCGGGGGCGGGTGACCCAGAAGGAACCTCAAGGTCCTTGACGATGAGCACCTGATAATCCTTCAGACTGGATTCCTGGGCGGAAACCCAAAAGGGCAATCCCAACACCAGGCCAAAGAGGGTTGTGGCCAATATAAAAAATTTTGATCTCATAAAAATCCTCCTTTTGTTAAATAGGGGTTACCTTCCTGTCTGATAAACCCTCTTGATATATTCTACGCAGTAAGTCGAGATGCGATCCACCCCCTGGCTCAAAAACACATACCCTTCTCTCGCTCCCAAACCCCCGCCTCTCATCCCGCTGGTGGGCCTCAGATGATGGGCGAGCAAGATCTTCTTTTCCTCCGCTGGACTGGCATAGGTTTTGATTTCGGCCACGGCTTTCCCAGCCCCCATTCCTACCCAGAACCTCGCTGCCGCTGAGCCCGGGTGCATCGTCAGGATGTCCCCCCAGATGACCAGTGTGTTCGGACCCCTTGCCTTTGAAAGGTCGTCCGTCACTTCTTTGAATATACCCGCAGCGGCCAACTTAGTCCTGAGCTGCACCCTGTAGGTATCTCGGTATTCTTCCAATTTTCCAGGTCCGATTTCTGGAAGCCCTGCGATGGAGAAATCTCCGATCACCACGGTATCGAAGATTTTTAAATCCACTCCCGGTGCCAAGAACACATATCCCGTGGGATCCTTGGTGAAGGTGATCTGGGACTTATCGACAATGCCCCCCTCCTGAGCCTGTCCGACCTGCATCGATGCAAAAAGGAAGACTAAAATCCATCCGCCCACCCTTACCATCTTTTGATATCCCATAGCCTTGCTCCTTCAGGGATATTAAATCAATCTTAATTCCAACGAGGTCAATTTTCAACCCTTGTATTTTTAAGCAGAATGGGATAATTTATCCCCAACCGTTCTAATTCAAAATTGAACGCACGGTGGGTGGAGAGTTTTCCATGGAAAAAGAACTGGTAGCGGTGCTTGGAGGAGGAAACGGAGGCCATGCCGTTGCGGCAAATCTTGCCCTCAACGGATACAAGGTCAACTTCTTTGAGCTCCCACAGTTTGCCGAACCTTTTGAAAAGGTCCTGAGGACAAAAGAGATCCGAATCGAGGGCATCTCCATCGACGGCGTCGCAAAACTAAATCTGGCAACCACGGACATCTCTCAGGCGATCGAGGGTGCGGAGGTGGTCTTCGTCATTACTCCTGCCTTCGGCCACAAGGCAATGGCTGAAGTCTGTTCCCCATTCGTTCAGGATGGGCAGGTGTTTATATTGATGCCCGGCTCCGGGGGGAGTCTCGAATTTGCAAAGATCTTCAGGCAGAAGAGGGTGAGACGGGAGGTGGTCCTTGCCGAGAGCTGCACCCTCCCTTATGGGGCCAGGCTCAAGGGCCCTGGTCACGTAGCGGTCTTCATCCACGCGGTCATCTTACCCACAGGCGTCTTCCCAGCGAAGAAGACCGAAGAGGTCATCCCGAAACTGCAAAAATTTTACCCCACCATCATTCCTGCTAAGGATGTCCTCGAGGCCGCCCTGAATAATCCCAATCCCATTGTCCATCCAGTGGCAACCCTCCTGAGTGCCACCCGTATCGAGCATTCCAAAGGAGAGTTCTACCTCTATGCCGAGGGGATGACCCCATCCGTCGCAAGGGCCTTCGAATCCTTAAATGAGGAGAGGCTCGCGCTGTGCGAGGCCCTGGGATACAA
This window encodes:
- a CDS encoding pilus assembly PilX N-terminal domain-containing protein, which translates into the protein MRKRPSALTNESGMALVIALVMMVVLTLIGLAATFTSNFEILLSGEKRRSTDAFFNADSGANVLITRFQNFVPKRRNYNPFTDPANTNPTNVTAIIDYDPFKMGPPEGGSYHREYAYFWVESRGSDRTEMAVRSMATVQVNVYREIVQSDSITEVVVD
- a CDS encoding PilC/PilY family type IV pilus protein — protein: MKKRALFFIGLLILFPLSDARGADTDLYVLDQTIQQVPPDILIVLDLSGSMRWTPAGERMYITSSNKNDCRLQNIPFYATSRGGTYCDVPDDTNDYNSSTNDYPIYSNSACSGPFYKTYSSSDPNRNTNCSRVEIAKRAIKSILDANDDGQITSRDQEILSMRMGYMRFYDCGSDTGTDYNSGCNRLVHPINTPYATIWDSISNAGGKGGTHLANALKEARLYLNAHKAEDNARNCRKKFVILISDGEDTLACNGNGSEAQSDQYKRRRETIAAARALANDGYKVFVIGFGAPLPLSLRNTLNWAAYYGGTNNREAADSISGTYLIPPGQLYPAGMSSCSNHTYDPGSQNISGYAYFAETPSQLEQALFDIRDYILNLLAESSSYVAPVVPISQMESYSSQNRMYLAMFKPTLKSLWLGNIKKFGIADRSSGNIKKGDILDVLGRPAITTLNEIDRTARSYWSSGEDGGEVVRGGVGEQLANRDLLNDPRKIYTYVGISEKKLLTEPENAFTVANSNITYSMLGLSNDPVRREKIIKFVHGFDSFDWDENTITEEKRKASYLNEVGQEITVPWILGAFIHSRPLVIHYPNRSVIFAGANDGMLHAFDDATGRELWAFVPPSVLPKLKDFETNLTLQTSVDGSPKAYIERNSNGTITKAILIFGLRRGGDRYIALDVTNPEAPRFLWEIGPSTSGFERLGQTWSTPVLKPVAHGDGKKVVAFVAGGYDPCNDPNMSCGSGDQKGNAIYAIDISNGQLLWQFSKTNDSRMVYSIPSDISAIDINGDGKIDRLYVGDMGGQLWRFDIGNLNNLSAWTGKVIFRANSSSADKRKFFYPPEVSPGPGFQWVFIGTGDREHPKQETGTSAFPTQNRLYAIKDSNPSTPLSESNLVDVTSDILQKPNPTSDDLVLREQTRTQLANWSGWFITLENKGEKCLASPLIYSRTVYFTTFTPSYPNEGDICFLGEGTGRVYALQFQTGAAMFNYDLTNDLPGQPPTIYKTDRSMIIGAGIPSQVVISIIEGDVVGYIGVGGGVFSPEELGGKVIQVLYWRTVH
- a CDS encoding DUF4410 domain-containing protein, which encodes MGYQKMVRVGGWILVFLFASMQVGQAQEGGIVDKSQITFTKDPTGYVFLAPGVDLKIFDTVVIGDFSIAGLPEIGPGKLEEYRDTYRVQLRTKLAAAGIFKEVTDDLSKARGPNTLVIWGDILTMHPGSAAARFWVGMGAGKAVAEIKTYASPAEEKKILLAHHLRPTSGMRGGGLGAREGYVFLSQGVDRISTYCVEYIKRVYQTGR
- a CDS encoding NAD/NADP octopine/nopaline dehydrogenase family protein, whose translation is MEKELVAVLGGGNGGHAVAANLALNGYKVNFFELPQFAEPFEKVLRTKEIRIEGISIDGVAKLNLATTDISQAIEGAEVVFVITPAFGHKAMAEVCSPFVQDGQVFILMPGSGGSLEFAKIFRQKRVRREVVLAESCTLPYGARLKGPGHVAVFIHAVILPTGVFPAKKTEEVIPKLQKFYPTIIPAKDVLEAALNNPNPIVHPVATLLSATRIEHSKGEFYLYAEGMTPSVARAFESLNEERLALCEALGYKLYHWDNLDFKGYNLGETEEECRYRILNTSMDAAFGKDGIYAGMKMKGPEHLKDRYITEDVPYGMVLVSTLGDLLGIPTPTHDAVIQLCSVINRTNYWKTGRGVKELGLQNMNKKELKKFLLQGKR